The DNA window CTCTACAAGTATCCCCAGGCCGAGTTCCCTTACGCGCTGCTCCAACAGAAGGCGCTGGCAATGTCCAGGAAGGACCCGGAACTGGAGTTGGCCGACCTCGGCATCTTCAAGAACGGGCGCTACTTCGATGTGATGCAAGAGGTGGCGAAGCGTTCGCCCAATGACATCCTGTGGCGGATCACGGTGACCAATCACGGCCCAAAGGCCTCCGACATCCACGTCCTGCCGACGCTTTGGTTCCGCAACGTCTGGTCATGGGCCGGCACCCGTGAGGAACCGATCGCCAAACCGACGATCCAGTACGACAAGGGCTCGGTCCTCGCCCACCACCCCAAACTGGGAAGGTTCCGGTTCCACGTCGACTCGCCCGACTCGCCCAAGGAACCGCGGTGGCTCTTCACCGAGAACGAAACCAACCACCCGACGGTTTTTGGCATCGCACCCCAGGGCAAATACGTGAAGGACGGCTTCGACCGCTTCATCGTCCACGGCGAAAAGAAGGCAGTGTCGCCACGCCGCATCGGCACCAAGTCGGCCCCCCACTACAAATTCAAGGTCCCCGCCGGCGGCTCGGTGACCATCCGCTGCCGGCTTCACGAGCTCACCGACGACAACGGGATCGCGGGACTGGAGGGCTTCGAGGAAACCTTCGAGCAACGGATCGCGGAGTCGGACGATTTCTACGCACGCATCATCCCCGACGGAGCCACCCCCGAGGAAAAGATGATCTCGCGCCAGGGATACGCCGGACTCCTCTGGACCAAGCAGTTCTACTACTACGCCATCGACGAATGGCTGAAGGGCGACCGCAACGCCCCGCCCCCTCCGCCGGAACGCATGCGGGGGCGAAACCACGACTGGCGTCACTTCCACGCCCGGGACATCCTCTCGATGCCCGACAAGTGGGAGTATCCGTGGTTCGCCGCGTGGGACACGGCCTTCCACATGATCCCGTTCGCGAAGATCGACCCTTCCTTCGCGAAGCACCAGCTGCTGTTGCTACTACGGGAATGGTACATGCACCCGAACGGCCAACTGCCGGCCTACGAGTGGAATTTCTCCGACGTCAATCCGCCGGTCCACGCGTGGGCTGTCTGGCGGGTCTACAAAATCGCCGACCCGAAGGGGAACCGCGACATCATCTTCCTCGAACGCTGCTTCCAGAAGCTGCTCCTGAACTTCACTTGGTGGGTGAACCGCAAGGACACCGCGGGCCGGCACGTGTTCGGCGGCGGCTTCCTCGGCCTCGACAACATCGGGGTCTTCGACCGCTCCCACGCCCTGCCTGACGGCTCTCACCTTTACCAAGCGGACGGCACCGCGTGGATGGGTGGCTACTGCCTCACGATGCTCACCATGGCACTCGAACTGGCCGAGCACAATCCGGCCTACGAGGACATCGCGTCGAAGTTCTTCGAGCACTTCGTCAACATCACCGAAGCCATCAATGCCGACGACGACCGCGGCCTTTGGGACGAGGAGGACGGATTCTACTACGACCAGCTGATCTTCAACGACGGCTCCCCGCCGGTTCCGCTCCGCACCCGCTCGTTGGTCGGTTTGCTGCCCTTGTGCGCGGTCACCGTGCTGAAGCAGAAACACTTCGAACGCCTTCCGGGGTTCCGGCACCGCGTCGACTGGTTCCTCTCGAAACATCCGGAACTCGCGCGTTTCCTGAAAGTCCGGCGCATGCCGGGCGAGAAGGGCTCCGGCCGCTGCCTGCTCGCGATTCCGCCTTCGTCCCGACTGCGCAAGTGCCTCGAGCGGTTGGTTGATCCCGACGAGTTCTTCTCGCTGTTCGGCATCCGGTCGCTTTCCAAGGCCCACGACAAGAAACCGTTCATCTTCGAGCACGCCGGTCGGCGCAACGAGGTCCGTTACACCCCCGGCGAGTCGGACACCGACATGTTCGGCGGCAACTCGAACTGGCGCGGCCCGATCTGGTTTCCCACAAACTACCTCATCATCGAGGCACTCGAGCGTTATCACTATTTCTACGGTGACTCCTTCACCATCGAGTTCCCGAAGGGCTCGGGCCGTCAGGCCAATCTGCACGAAATTGCTGTAGAGCTCTCGGAGCGCCTGATGGGGCTATTCAAGGGCGACAAAGACGGGCGCCGCCCCTGCTTCGGCGACGCCCACCGTTACGCCGACGATCCTTCGTGGCAGAACCTGCTGCTCTTCCACGAGTACTTCCATGCCGAAACCGGCGAAGGACTCGGTGCCTCCCACCAGACCGGATGGACCTCGCTGGTCGTCCGGCTGATCCGCGAACAACGCGAGCGCCGGTAATCAAGGTGCCGGCCACGGCCGGCATGCCTCACCTTCACAGGCAACGATCTCACCTGGCCCGAGTGACCTCGTCCAGACGGCGGTCGGAAGAAATGCCTGTCGGGCCCTCTCGGCCAGCGATGCATCCAACTCGCCGCGGGCTTCCATTTTCACAACGCCGCGCAACCACGAGTCATACGCCCCGACCAGAACCGGACACGTGAAGCCCTGCTTGGACAGCCGGGTCGAGCCCGCTCGTAGGATCGACTCGGCGCGGCGACCGAAATCGGCATCGCCGGTCAATGCCTCCAGATCCAACAGGTTTCGCGCCGCCACATGCGTCGGCGCGGGCTCGGCACCATCGTAGTCTTCGACAAAAGCCATCAGGGTTTCGCCGCCAAGCTCGGAACGCATCGCGTAGCCGACCCTTTCGGAATCCCAAAAGCGGTCATCGAGCTCACGCTGCAGCTCCATTGCCCACTCCAGCCAGCGCGATCCCTGCTCCAGCGAGTTCAGTTCGAGAAGCCCGGAGATCAGGAAAGCGTAGTCCGCCGGAAATGCGGGAACCTCTCCCGCACGCCCTCGCCAGGTTCTCAGCATTGTTCCGTTCCCCCGCAGGTTCCGCTCGATAAACTCCGCCGCCGCCACGGCGGCCTGCTCGAGGTCGTCACGACCAAGCACCCGTGCCCCCCTGGCGAGCGCGGCAATCATCAGACCGTTCCACGCGGTGATGATCTTGTCGTCCCGATGCGGAAGAGGACGTTTCGATCTAGCCTCCAGAAGAATCTTCCGGCTCCGCTCCAACGACGCGCGAACTTCCTCCGGCTCCATCTCGAATCGTTCACCCAGCAGGGCATCAGGGGCGGCCCGGAACAAGGTGTTCTGCCCTTCAAGTTCGCCGTGCGGATCACTCTCCGGCCTCGCATTCCCCTCCGCCTCAGCGCCATAGGCAGCACAGAACAAAGCCGCCGCCTTCGGATCCAACAGGGACGAGATTTCCGTAGCCTCCCATGTCCAGTAGGCACCCTCACGTTTGGGACCTCCAGCGGCAGGCTCACTGTCGGCATCCTCAGCCGCGTGGAACGCGTCGCCGTCGTCGCGAAGGTCGCGCAGCACGTATTCGAAGACCCCCTCGGCAACCTCACGGAAAAGCGGCTCACCTGTCACCTGCCACGCATCCAGGTAGAGCAAAGCGATCTGGCCCTGGTCGTAGAGCATCTTCTCGTAGTGCGGAACGTGCCAGAAACGATCGACCGAGTAGCGGTGAAAGCCGCCGGCGAGGTGGTCGTGCATCCCTCCCGCCGCCATCGCCCTCAGCGTGCGCTCGACCATCTGCAGGCAGGCACCACCTTCGTCGGTCTCCGGACCGAAGCGCTCCGAAAGCTGCAGAAGCAGACGCGGCACGACAGGACGGGGAAATTTCGGCGCCCCACCCCAGCCGCCCCAGTCGGGGTCGAACATCGCCTCGCAGCGGTCGATGAAGTCCCCAAACACCTTCTCCCCCGGCAACCCGCGAACCACGGCATCCGGCGTACTTTCCTTGCGCAGGTGCTCCATCAGCCGCGACGCGCTCGCCTCCATCTTCTGCCGGTCCTCCCGCCACAGCCGGCCCAGTTCGGCACATAGCCGGGGAAATCCCGCGCGACCGTAGCGGTCCTCGGGCGGGAAATACGTTCCACCGACCACCGGGCGTCCGTCCGGAGTCAGCCACACGCTCATCGGCCAGCCACCCTGCCC is part of the Haloferula helveola genome and encodes:
- a CDS encoding thioredoxin domain-containing protein; this translates as MPNALANETSPYLLQHKDNPVDWVPWNEAAFETARRDDKLVFLSVGYSTCHWCHVMERESFENEAIAAVMNEHFVCVKVDREERPDIDATYMAFVQATTGQGGWPMSVWLTPDGRPVVGGTYFPPEDRYGRAGFPRLCAELGRLWREDRQKMEASASRLMEHLRKESTPDAVVRGLPGEKVFGDFIDRCEAMFDPDWGGWGGAPKFPRPVVPRLLLQLSERFGPETDEGGACLQMVERTLRAMAAGGMHDHLAGGFHRYSVDRFWHVPHYEKMLYDQGQIALLYLDAWQVTGEPLFREVAEGVFEYVLRDLRDDGDAFHAAEDADSEPAAGGPKREGAYWTWEATEISSLLDPKAAALFCAAYGAEAEGNARPESDPHGELEGQNTLFRAAPDALLGERFEMEPEEVRASLERSRKILLEARSKRPLPHRDDKIITAWNGLMIAALARGARVLGRDDLEQAAVAAAEFIERNLRGNGTMLRTWRGRAGEVPAFPADYAFLISGLLELNSLEQGSRWLEWAMELQRELDDRFWDSERVGYAMRSELGGETLMAFVEDYDGAEPAPTHVAARNLLDLEALTGDADFGRRAESILRAGSTRLSKQGFTCPVLVGAYDSWLRGVVKMEARGELDASLAERARQAFLPTAVWTRSLGPGEIVACEGEACRPWPAP
- a CDS encoding MGH1-like glycoside hydrolase domain-containing protein, with translation MADSPWRRWGPYLSERQWGTVREDYSSSGFSWGAFPHDHARKRAYRWGEDGLQGWSDAECRLCFAPALWNGKDPILKERLYGLGGHEGNHGEDVKECYYYLDSTPTHSYTKALYKYPQAEFPYALLQQKALAMSRKDPELELADLGIFKNGRYFDVMQEVAKRSPNDILWRITVTNHGPKASDIHVLPTLWFRNVWSWAGTREEPIAKPTIQYDKGSVLAHHPKLGRFRFHVDSPDSPKEPRWLFTENETNHPTVFGIAPQGKYVKDGFDRFIVHGEKKAVSPRRIGTKSAPHYKFKVPAGGSVTIRCRLHELTDDNGIAGLEGFEETFEQRIAESDDFYARIIPDGATPEEKMISRQGYAGLLWTKQFYYYAIDEWLKGDRNAPPPPPERMRGRNHDWRHFHARDILSMPDKWEYPWFAAWDTAFHMIPFAKIDPSFAKHQLLLLLREWYMHPNGQLPAYEWNFSDVNPPVHAWAVWRVYKIADPKGNRDIIFLERCFQKLLLNFTWWVNRKDTAGRHVFGGGFLGLDNIGVFDRSHALPDGSHLYQADGTAWMGGYCLTMLTMALELAEHNPAYEDIASKFFEHFVNITEAINADDDRGLWDEEDGFYYDQLIFNDGSPPVPLRTRSLVGLLPLCAVTVLKQKHFERLPGFRHRVDWFLSKHPELARFLKVRRMPGEKGSGRCLLAIPPSSRLRKCLERLVDPDEFFSLFGIRSLSKAHDKKPFIFEHAGRRNEVRYTPGESDTDMFGGNSNWRGPIWFPTNYLIIEALERYHYFYGDSFTIEFPKGSGRQANLHEIAVELSERLMGLFKGDKDGRRPCFGDAHRYADDPSWQNLLLFHEYFHAETGEGLGASHQTGWTSLVVRLIREQRERR